A single window of Nicotiana tomentosiformis chromosome 1, ASM39032v3, whole genome shotgun sequence DNA harbors:
- the LOC104094389 gene encoding uncharacterized protein gives MGSGNGEDDRTFRVNNFTAEGFSKLRERVKDKLKEFMGDYTDDTLVEYVIVLLKNGRRKEEARNELNVFLGEDSDSFVAWLWDHLGSNIGLYVQQKDPDTGGGTKTKPASAEQAAKSDLHHLDSDADKVKSNKSRSRRREWKGLVTVEHPTLHSSLAESTPMEEEALQKVGHSKRSLSPQPELQRKRSRPEERPKKREGIRQPAIAATRRLLQFAVRDAVATSRPSNSNLESSPSLKRLRSVVSTSVEDPSLEERPQRIRSVARAPNAMATAIRAVAEAAKDVAKVRSSANVFDRLGCATGALDPSSRLEESKQAIAEDVQDQSFADASAYLHRSNYRGKHIGKSSLNDDAVVIYNSASDDEADHGISPVNKGAIDAPRTGARVKNIGQTPLVVEYGVADNANDILYKSQKDQDQPTFAPGAPHQPINVPLNVNTWKSPQYQEARQALEIENQRSTQSSEGLAIEPYMLLTKESTNPIAVANGNVKPYAGTQKESQKMASINQGLYSTGPPTEDSDSRTIFVNNVHFAATKDSLSRHFNKFGEVLKVVILTDVATGQPKGSAYVEFMRKESAENALSLDGTSFMSRILKVVRKSSATPEAASVTVWPRVTRAGPFAVSRFGRVPFPRGIPTLYRSRLPVRPGARSMQWKRDAQPTSAENSGLLTPSSNAVPSSIPRSMTYIRAESKTNGDSSAA, from the exons ATGGGCAGTGGAAATGGAGAAGATGATCGGACGTTTAGGGTAAATAATTTCACTGCCGAAGGATTCTCGAAGCTTCGGGAACGAGTTAAGGATAAACTCAAGGAGTTCATGGGTGACTACACTGATGATACTCTCGTG GAATATGTTATAGTGTTGTTAAAAAATGGAAGGCGGAAAGAGGAAGCAAGAAATGAATTAAATGTTTTTCTCGGAGAAGACAGTGACTCATTTGTTGCTTG GCTATGGGATCACCTGGGATCAAATATAGGTCTTTATGTGCAACAAAAGGATCCTGATACAGGAGGAGGGACAAAAACCAAACCTGCTAGTGCAGAGCAAGCTGCAAAGAGTGATTTGCACCACCTGGACTCTGATGCTGATAAAGTGAAGTCAAACAAATCTAGAAGCCGCCGAAGGGAATGGAAAGGGCTGGTTACCGTTGAACACCCTACTCTACATAGTTCTTTGGCAGAAAGCACTCCTATGGAGGAGGAAGCTCTTCAAAAAGTTGGTCATTCAAAGCGATCCCTTTCACCCCAGCCAGAACTTCAGAGAAAACGAAGCCGACCTGAAGAAAGGCCGAAAAAG AGGGAAGGCATTCGTCAACCAGCAATTGCTGCTACTCGAAGGTTGCTGCAATTTGCAGTAAGAGATGCCGTGGCTACTTCTAGGCCATCCAATTCCAATCTAGAATCCTCACCTTCACTAAAGCGTCTTCGCTCTGTGGTCTCTACATCTGTGGAGGACCCATCCCTTGAAGAACGCCCACAGAGGATACGATCGGTTGCAAGAGCACCAAATGCCATGGCCACCGCTATAAGAGCCGTCGCAGAAGCTGCAAAAGATGTGGCAAAAGTTAGATCGTCGGCTAATGTGTTTGACAGGCTGGGTTGTGCTACTGGCGCTCTCGATCCTTCAAGCCGATTGGAAGAATCTAAACAAGCTATTGCTGAAGATGTACAAGATCAATCTTTTGCTGATGCCTCAGCTTACCTTCACAGAAGTAATTATAGAGGAAAGCATATTGGGAAGTCTTCGTTGAACGATGATGCTGTGGTGATTTATAATTCAGCATCGGATGATGAAGCTGATCATGGTATCAGCCCTGTTAATAAAGGGGCTATAGATGCCCCGAGAACTGGTGCACGTGTAAAAAACATAGGCCAGACTCCACTTGTAGTTGAGTATGGTGTTGCTGACAATGCCAATGATATTTTGTACAAGTCACAGAAGGACCAGGATCAACCGACTTTTGCTCCTGGTGCTCCTCACCAGCCAATAAATGTTCCACTAAATGTGAATACCTGGAAATCACCTCAGTATCAGGAGGCAAGGCAGGCATTGGAGATAGAGAATCAGAGATCTACACAAAGCAGCGAAGGCTTGGCCATCGAACCTTACATGCTGTTGACCAAAGAAAGCACCAATCCCATTGCAGTTGCTAATGGAAAT GTGAAACCATATGCGGGCACACAGAAGGAATCTCAAAAGATGGCTTCTATTAATCAGG GTTTGTATTCTACTGGTCCACCTACAGAAGATTCTGATTCACGGACCATCTTTGTCAACAAT GTTCATTTTGCTGCTACAAAGGATAGTCTTTCTCGGCACTTCAATAAATTTGGGGAAGTGCTTAAAGTGGTCATCCTGACTGATGTAGCAACTGGGCAACCCAAAGG GTCAGCTTACGTGGAGTTCATGAGAAAAGAATCTGCAGAGAATGCTTTATCTCTTGATGGAACATCGTTCATGTCACGCATTCTGAAG GTTGTGAGGAAAAGCTCTGCTACTCCTGAAGCAGCATCTGTCACTGTATGGCCTCGTGTTACCAGGGCTGGTCCTTTTGCGGTTTCTAGGTTTGGTCGGGTTCCTTTTCCTAGAGGCATCCCCACTTTGTACAGGTCCCGGCTCCCAGTCAGGCCTGGTGCTAGAAGTATGCAATGGAAGCGTGATGCTCAGCCCACATCGGCTGAGAATTCCGGTTTGCTAACACCCTCAAGTAATGCAGTTCCTTCTTCCATTCCTCGGAGTATGACATATATACGAGCAGAATCTAAGACTAATGGAGATTCTAGTGCGGCTTAG